Proteins from a genomic interval of Clostridium botulinum:
- the splB gene encoding spore photoproduct lyase, with amino-acid sequence MFIPNRILFQNNALKYDVGKNIYNKFKDNKNVEIINISSNNIKKYIPGTDIREFYKEGKNTLIVGVKKGFKFQSCKPSAHYQLPLLSGCIGHCQYCYLNTNLGDKPYIKVNANIEDILKKAQQYIDERLPDITIFEGAATSDPVPIEPYSGLLKTTIEFFGKSEHGRFRFVTKYNDVDELLDIDHNEKTEIRFTINTNKVITDYEKRTASIKSRIDASAKIAKAGYPVGFIIAPVFIYDGWKKDYENLILDLKSNLPSDQKHPFTFEVISHRYTTKAKNIISEVFPDNTLPMNDEDRTYKYGQFGYGKYVYKKQELTDIKEFFTKTINMHFPKSDIMYII; translated from the coding sequence ATGTTTATACCAAATAGAATATTATTCCAAAATAACGCATTAAAATACGATGTAGGTAAAAATATATATAATAAGTTTAAAGATAATAAAAATGTAGAAATAATAAATATATCTTCAAACAACATTAAAAAATACATACCAGGAACAGATATTAGGGAATTTTACAAAGAAGGAAAAAACACATTAATTGTAGGAGTAAAAAAAGGATTTAAATTTCAATCGTGTAAACCATCGGCACATTATCAACTACCGCTATTAAGTGGTTGTATTGGACATTGTCAATATTGTTATTTGAATACAAATTTAGGGGATAAACCTTATATTAAAGTTAATGCAAATATAGAGGATATTCTTAAAAAAGCACAACAATATATTGATGAAAGATTACCAGATATAACTATATTTGAAGGAGCTGCAACTTCTGATCCAGTCCCAATTGAACCTTACAGTGGGTTATTAAAAACTACAATTGAATTTTTTGGGAAAAGTGAACATGGAAGGTTTAGATTTGTAACTAAATATAATGATGTAGATGAATTGCTAGATATAGATCATAATGAGAAAACAGAAATTAGATTCACTATAAATACAAATAAAGTAATAACAGATTATGAAAAAAGAACTGCATCTATTAAAAGTAGGATAGATGCAAGTGCAAAAATAGCCAAAGCAGGATACCCTGTGGGATTTATTATAGCTCCAGTATTCATTTATGACGGATGGAAGAAAGATTATGAAAATTTAATTTTAGATTTAAAATCGAATTTACCAAGTGACCAAAAACATCCATTCACATTTGAAGTAATATCACATAGATATACAACAAAAGCTAAGAATATAATATCTGAAGTATTTCCAGATAATACTTTACCTATGAATGATGAAGATAGAACTTATAAATACGGACAATTTGGATATGGAAAGTATGTTTATAAAAAGCAAGAACTAACTGATATAAAGGAGTTTTTTACAAAGACTATAAATATGCACTTTCCTAAAAGTGATATAATGTATATTATATAG